In Planococcus citri chromosome 4, ihPlaCitr1.1, whole genome shotgun sequence, the genomic window CTAAGAAAACACATCATTAATTGAAAATCGCTCTTTCAAAATGGATTACttgatttaaaaacaaaacccGATCGATTACCTTTTTTAGCTCTCAAAATACGTCCAAGTCGTTGAGCCTCTTGTCGGCGAGATCCTCCGTGAGATGAAATCTGAATCAAGACGTTAGCTTCGGGTAAATCGAACGACGTATCGGCTACTTTACTGACGAAAATCGTGTTCACTTTGGGAttatatttgaaattctgtaaTACTTGAAGTCGTTCGGCTTGCGAAGTTGGTCCGTGAATGTAGAATTTCTTCAAAGCTTTCGCATAATGTATCAAAGCGAATACGTTATCGGAGAATACGATCGTTTTATCACCTCTTCGTTCGTGGTAACGAATCAAATACTGACAAGCTCTGAATTTATTCGGATTCAGAACGTAGAGTAGCTGAAATTACGACAATATTTAGACAtggaatacaaaaaaaaaaaaaaaaaaaaaaaaatgaaaattctaaaaatgaaatacgtaCGAGTTTCTTGCTAGTTTTCGTATTCAAGTATTCGCGATAAAATTCCGGAGTCATTGGACACCATACTTCGGCACATTGTACTTTCGCAATAAATCCTCTCTTTTGTAACTCGAGCCAGTTAGCTTCGTACAATTTAGgaccaattaaaaaattcaaatcggcTATTTTATCATCTTCTCTCAATAAGGTCGCAGTTAAACCTAATTTACAATGGCTCTGGACGATGGTTAAAACACGTCGGAACATTTTAGCAGGAATCGTATGCACCTCTGCGAATTACCAACGAGTTAGAATACGATTTATGAACACGAATCAAGTTTTTACCACTGAGATACCGACCATCTAGAACCATTATACCCCATTCTTGATCCTGAAGCCATTTCATCGTTTGTTCAGCTTCCCACGAACGTTTCTGCATGTGAGTGATCATAGAATACGTCGTCACTAAAATAGCGCAATTGTTCGGTTTATCTTTAGCTTCGGAAGTAAAACGACAAATCATACTGTCATCAGCTGcagaaaaaacacacaattaGTAAGATTCCAGAGAGCATTGAAAACAATCGACAAAATGCACATACCTGTAGACCACATTTTAAACTGCTGTTTCCATTGTTCGACTGAAACTCCGGAGTTGCACAAAACCAAAGCTCTCTTTCGAACTGTGCAACAGGCGGTCACACCGACTAAACTTTTACCAGCACCGCAAGGTAATACTATAACTCCCGATCGAGCTCTTCCGTTACCGAACATCTTACGTAAACATTTCTCTTGATACGGTCTCAACATAGCTGTAGGTTTCAAATCGATACTGAAATACACGAAGAATTAAATACCTAAAAATACCGAAGATTACTGACGAGATGGGTATTTCAAAGATGTACTTTATATCTGGATTAACGGTATCGTTCCTAAAATCATATTCGGTCAACAATGGGTATTCCATTTCGATACATCTTTTTTGAAtaacttcgattttttcttgattCACTTCGAACGATACAGTTTCAGTGACCTCTTCTTCTTTGTCTTCGTCTTCTTTATccattttattgtaaaaatcgGAAATATCTTCAGGAACAATAGGTTCTTCTTCGATCTCGGCTACTTTAGTTCCGTCAGTTTCTGGTTTGACTAGATTTTTACCAGCGAACTACGAAATTAAACGTTCAAACGTTAATTTTGAATCGAATATAAAGTAGAATGTAAACGAATAAATAAACTACCGATaattgaattttcttattttcaacaaCGGTTAAAGCTTCTGATTCGGCGTCTTTCTTTAAACGACATTCTTGTACTACTGGatctttcaaaagtttttgaataacATCCGGGTATGGAGATTCGATGAAGTATTTATTGTGTTTCAGGACAAGTTTAACCttcaaaatgaacgaaattagTATTTCAAAGGATGAATTGAATATCAGTGATACGATATTACTCACTTTCCCGTAAGATAATGTACATAGAGTGATGAATTCAACGATCCCATCAGGAACACTAGTTTTACTAAGTCGTTTCAAATACTCTATTATATCGTTGGTTTGAATACCAACACTCACAGCCGCATATAACGAGTAAGCTGTAAGCTTAtactggaaaaataaaacactcgATGTAATAATGTTGAACTTATATATTCAAACGACCGTAAGTTGAACACAGATGTAATGTTTACCTCGTGAATGAATTCAGGTCTACACACCGGTTCAGCAATAGCGATCAAGAAATCATGAGCATGTCTGTACACCGGAGAGAATGATTCTAAGAATATATGCCCGTTTGGAGCCTGTAACAGGTACATTTGATCATCATTTATCATCATAATACACGAACGAAGAGTGTTTCAAACACGAGTTCAACCCTTACCACCCATAAAGGTCGCGATTCATGATCAGGTTTTAGTAACATCTGAGATCGATAGTCTTTAGCTCCGAATTCATCTTCCTGCACACCTTTATCATTAGTTTCGACGTTCTTTTTAGCTGCATCTGGTACTGCACCTCCTATAGAAAATATAACTTTGTGTTTAGAATGGTACCACAACACGACAAAGGTACGGATGTATGAACTGCTACCTTCATCGAAATTATCAGGTTCGACGTActcttcttcctcttctttCTTCTTACGTTTACTACGCTtttctacaaataaattgagaatttcgTAAACATGATGCAATGATTATCACAAGTGATGGAAGATAGATGAAAGTACAGACGAACCTGAATCTTTCTTGCTGCGTTTCGGTCCACCCATTGTTTAATGCTTTAGCTAGAACATGGAGAGGAAATGAGACGAAGAATGAGGACGAGAGGATTGAAATGCACCGAAGCAGTGGACAACGGAACGTAATTAAATGGTAATTGTTCCTCGTTCCTCGGATTCAGATTCAGAAGTGTGTTTCGGTGTTTTCTTGTTTATTGCCGATGTTGTGTTATCACCACAccgatcgagaaaaaaaaacagctcatTTCACAGATAATATCACAGCTGAAATTGAGTATTACGTCATTtatgtgtgaaaattttcatttttttaaattcttgaatattttttgaaggttCCTTTATGAAGTTATTGAAGTTACCAGTTAGTTacgttacctatttatttatttatggaatttttttaagtaaaaagttgaaatacatTTCAATTTCCAACTTTCAACTGGACTGGTGaacaaaataaatataaaaattgagaacGTTCTATCAAAGTATTCAAAGTGAATATTCTTACttagatgaaattgaaaacatgacTCGAAGTCGAAGAACGAAATCGAAATTGAATGGTTATTTATTTCTATTGATTgatacttcaaatttcaaattagaaatgaaAGAATCTGAGAACAGTGagaacagaaaatgaaagcgAGAAATAGAAACGCCGTGAAGGAAATTGGGGATTCAAGTCTAAAACCAGATTCAAAACGacgattcaaaatcaaaacaataacGTCCTGTAAGAcaaagaattgatttttatgttcCTTCTTATTCAGTTTTACATAGTTTCAGACTTCAGTATTGAGTATTCCTTTCCACTCGAGATTCGAAGTTCGAAAGTGAAGTTGATTACTCAGttctcagttgaaaaaaatgatccaaaaatcaCAGGTGGTGAGGTGAGGAGGAATACAGTGACGCCAGTGACGGAGAAGGATCATAGGGAAGGTGGGAATGGGTTAAAATGCatctgaaacaaaatttttctgttctcAACGACGGTTctcaaaaaccagaaaaatttccaacagattcaaaattctgaagtaTTGAGAAAATAAATGAAACGCGAAAGCTTcataatttgattgaaaaaaatgtaaaaaacctGAACTTTTTTCGTagtattggaaaaatttaggtaaattagtattttttaaaactttgttaggtaagtaagtacctacgtcAGAAATTCCttgcaatttcgacaaaaaagattttttaggaattttgatGTACAACACTGTGATTGGGTACAAAAATCCttgtttgtaattttagcaaaaattaggtacccaaatgtttaaataattttaataagaCAGAAAtccctgaaattttgtaaaaaaaaaaaaaaacaaacaagatcGAGTCGatccaaaacaatttttttcaatcaaaatgtttCTATTTTTAAGAACAAGGAAAATTTCCACTTCCCTAAAGCCGATTACTATGGTGTAACGTTAATGTATTATAATGACTATGATTCACACAGGTGGTTTGAATGTTCGAAAggtatgcaaaaatacatcgtaTGAAAACTATTAAGTCGAAAACTTAATGGGAAAATATGGCCAGATGTTCCataaatacttttgaaaatcaaaatacgttGGTAAGAATGTCAAGGTACCAAAGAAATCTATTTTTAATTGCGATTCTTTCATCAAAGCACTTGTTGTCTCGTCAATACAgcgcatttttttctcttataaaTACACAACATTTTGGCAGTGGAAAATCAATTGATATTTTGTACACCGAATGAGCCATTGCAGAAAATTCTTCTTCCTTCAATTCATCACCATTTTTGAACGATATGTTTCGTGTGATTGCTCTATGTATCCTGTTTATGGGTAAGAAACGGAGTTCAGTTTTACTTTTAGTTTTCTTCAAtgctacctacatacataaacGCTAAAAGATTAGAAagatgaaaacttgaaatttttccagtgaattttcgtaaaaaatgagACCGAAGTTCGTCGGACCTTTCGCTTGTATGTATCCTTTAATTTGCAGCGATAAAGGTAGGCAGGCACTAGGCAGGAAGGAtgcagcttgaaaaaaaaatcatcggtaGATATAATATTCGTAACTTGAAaattcagcgatttttttgaaaaaattgttatttggGAAGGTTGCTTGAATATTCACATGTACTGTATAGGTAAATAAAGTACATGTTGTATTGAGCCAAGAAagcaaatacatattttatgttTGCACAAtacaatacgtaggtacctaggtacttgtaTCACCAACTGCAAGCGTCAGCGCTGAATCATCCaaatacaataggtacctatgaacgACAATAGTGAGTAAAACAGCAGCATATGATTTGATTATTAAATGTTGAAGGAACCACTCGTTTTTCTTCCgttataattttgtaaaatcagaAGTTTAACATCAGTATAGTAATTCGTACGTAGACTATAGGTACCCATCTAGGTACCTACGCGAAGAACGTTGCAACAGACACTTTTGATTTGTTCCTTGAAATCTCTAAGTCTCCCTAGCAAATTTACAACTTGAAACGAAATGTTTTATTTAGCTACTTTGTTCATTATAATATTCGgtaaaaaagttaatttttgttgataaatttaagttataggtattttattgCTGCTACCGACCTAATTTCAAATGTTCAGTtcacccatttttaaaattgcataattCTGTACCTCATGAAGGCGTCTATATTTTATGAAGAATCATTCGGGTGGTTTTAAACATTCAGGGGATGGCCCtctgaaacatttttatttaatcggtgcttattttttcaatttcagttaaTGTAATCCTGCATACCGATGGAAAACTTCCATTTACTGAGGATACTTTGAAGGATAAGTACGGggacattattttttcaactgtggtgagttattatttttactctatgatgaataaaatgaaaatttcttatcaaggtttttttttctgttagaTTTTCCGCCACGGACATCGAACGCCAGTAACTCAATACCGGTATGCTGAAAAGGATCCTCAAGCTGAGGAATATTGGAAGGAGAATTGGCCTGAAGGGATAGGACAATTAACTAAAGTTGGTTTTATAACTTCTGTTTCATTTCTCAGTATAATCTAATCTCACAACCATATCATATAATAAAAGAGTGGGTACCTACCTTATTTAAATATATATTCTGTTTGTGTCACTCTGAAGCAAGGGAAACAGCAGATGTACTCATTAGGAAAATGGTATCACGAAAGATACGAGTCCCTGGTTTCTGAAGGATACAAACCCGATCTTCTCAAAGAAGAAAGTTCAGATGTAGATCGTACAATAATGAGTGGTCTAACTTTTCTGGCTGGATTTTTATACCCTAATGAAAACGAAATGTGGGCCGATGATGGTCTGAAGTGGCAGCCGGTACCAGTACGACAAATACCATTGGATCAAGATTATGTAAGATCAtcaattgtatatttttttaaggcAGCAAAATGGTTCGAAGTTAGGGTCAAGTACTTAGAAACGATGTTACCATATTTATCGAATTTGGAGTGACAAGAATTGATCTGCTCTCGATGGCACCatctagaaaaataaaaaatcagctTTCTAGCTGAAATATTAGGGATTAGATAAAAATCTGTTGAACCATTGGActttgatgtaggtacctagcttaAGTACAGTATTAGGTACCACCTACCTGTATGATGACAATGATAATGATGTTTTTGATTATAGACTCTCGCTCTCTATGGAGTCAAATGCGATAGATACGACCTGGAGAAGAAAAGATTAAAAGAGCATGAATTAATGAAAACTTATTATGAAAACGAAAAGTATCGAAAAGTTTTTGATATCATCAACGCCAAATCTGGATTAAAAGCGACACCGGATGATATGATTCAAGCAATTAAAAACGCTTTCATGTTGTATGATATTTTTTCCTTAGAGGTAGGTAATGCTAAAacttgatacctacctaatttcatTGTTGATTATAAGATAGGTATGGTTATACTTACCTCTtcggaaaaaatttccctctaCGGTTCATTTCATAAAAGTTTCATAATTTATTCTAAGGCTAgtcgtgtaggtaggtactaagtaggtactctGTCATCGactcaaaatacctactttttattttcacagaGAGCAAGAAACATAGACTTACCAGATTGGGCTGCAGAAATATATCCAGAACCATTAACAGAGATCGCAGGTCTTAATTTTACATTAAGAGTGCATACagaccaaatgaaaaaaattaaagctggtaaattactgtattttttaagattatggaaatcaaaaatttctcaactagATCATTCATCATTCAAACTGATCTCTATCAAATCCTAAATCAAACATACATAACtaacctacctatacttattatGTTTAGGTGtattaattggaaaaataattaagGAAATGGAGGCGAAAGTTGAAGGAAAAGAACCTCGTACATTTCATCTTTATTCCGCTCACGATTTCACTGTTGTTGCATTACTCAAGTCACTAAACGTTGAAAACTACGATGGGCATGTAGCTGCTCACAGTTCATCTGTAATGATCGAGTTGagacaaaaaaacaaagatcACGTTGTGACGgtaaaaatttacgtaaaataaTATCAATCGCCATACTTATGGtaatcattaattttaaaaatgataatggcgataataataggtatgtacttaatgCATTGCCATAGATTTTATACAAAACTTCGGATACCTCGGAACCGCAGTTTTTGCATGTGAAAGAGTGTACTGATTATTGTACATTGGATACATTTAAATCATTAACCAAACATTTGATATTGGAACAGAAGGATTGGAACACAGAATGCACTATTACACCGGCGGAAAAAGCATATCTTGAtgaaaagtaaattaaaataatattttatttgatcTGTTGCTGAATGATTTGGCAAACTGCGGATAATTTAATCTCATATTATCGATTTTAGGGTGCCTGAGGCTGAATCAAGCCAAGCAAAATCAACTTCTGATTAAATCATTGAGCAGAAAGGTAAGACGAACGGTATCTATACCTACTAGATCAGAAATACATTCCACAGTAACATAAATATtaacctgttttttttctctcttttttttcgaagcaTAATCCTGAGAGCTATATAGGTAGTGTAGGTATTTGAATATACCTAATAcctttttaaattacttttacATGTACCTACTATTTAAGAGAATATAGAATAATGATTAGATAATAAATTAATCCTCATCATGTATTGTTTATATAGAGTTTAAGTCCGCATATTTCTCCAATAAATACCTAgatattttagcaaaattttattcaactatgtacttacctacacaTTTTAAAAGAATACTTTATTGTTTTACTATTtactccttcaatttcaaacttttgaaaactttaccCTTGCTGTTTTCGGACTGAATTCCCTacacctatttcattttttgaactgctAGGTATGctttggaattggaaaaat contains:
- the LOC135844761 gene encoding prostatic acid phosphatase-like isoform X2 encodes the protein MFRVIALCILFMVNVILHTDGKLPFTEDTLKDKYGDIIFSTVIFRHGHRTPVTQYRYAEKDPQAEEYWKENWPEGIGQLTKQGKQQMYSLGKWYHERYESLVSEGYKPDLLKEESSDVDRTIMSGLTFLAGFLYPNENEMWADDGLKWQPVPVRQIPLDQDYTLALYGVKCDRYDLEKKRLKEHELMKTYYENEKYRKVFDIINAKSGLKATPDDMIQAIKNAFMLYDIFSLERARNIDLPDWAAEIYPEPLTEIAGLNFTLRVHTDQMKKIKAGVLIGKIIKEMEAKVEGKEPRTFHLYSAHDFTVVALLKSLNVENYDGHVAAHSSSVMIELRQKNKDHVVTILYKTSDTSEPQFLHVKECTDYCTLDTFKSLTKHLILEQKDWNTECTITPAEKAYLDEKVPEAESSQAKSTSD
- the LOC135844761 gene encoding prostatic acid phosphatase-like isoform X1, yielding MFYLATLFIIIFVNVILHTDGKLPFTEDTLKDKYGDIIFSTVIFRHGHRTPVTQYRYAEKDPQAEEYWKENWPEGIGQLTKQGKQQMYSLGKWYHERYESLVSEGYKPDLLKEESSDVDRTIMSGLTFLAGFLYPNENEMWADDGLKWQPVPVRQIPLDQDYTLALYGVKCDRYDLEKKRLKEHELMKTYYENEKYRKVFDIINAKSGLKATPDDMIQAIKNAFMLYDIFSLERARNIDLPDWAAEIYPEPLTEIAGLNFTLRVHTDQMKKIKAGVLIGKIIKEMEAKVEGKEPRTFHLYSAHDFTVVALLKSLNVENYDGHVAAHSSSVMIELRQKNKDHVVTILYKTSDTSEPQFLHVKECTDYCTLDTFKSLTKHLILEQKDWNTECTITPAEKAYLDEKVPEAESSQAKSTSD
- the hay gene encoding general transcription and DNA repair factor IIH helicase subunit XPB, which produces MGGPKRSKKDSEKRSKRKKKEEEEEYVEPDNFDEGGAVPDAAKKNVETNDKGVQEDEFGAKDYRSQMLLKPDHESRPLWVAPNGHIFLESFSPVYRHAHDFLIAIAEPVCRPEFIHEYKLTAYSLYAAVSVGIQTNDIIEYLKRLSKTSVPDGIVEFITLCTLSYGKVKLVLKHNKYFIESPYPDVIQKLLKDPVVQECRLKKDAESEALTVVENKKIQLSFAGKNLVKPETDGTKVAEIEEEPIVPEDISDFYNKMDKEDEDKEEEVTETVSFEVNQEKIEVIQKRCIEMEYPLLTEYDFRNDTVNPDINIDLKPTAMLRPYQEKCLRKMFGNGRARSGVIVLPCGAGKSLVGVTACCTVRKRALVLCNSGVSVEQWKQQFKMWSTADDSMICRFTSEAKDKPNNCAILVTTYSMITHMQKRSWEAEQTMKWLQDQEWGIMVLDEVHTIPAKMFRRVLTIVQSHCKLGLTATLLREDDKIADLNFLIGPKLYEANWLELQKRGFIAKVQCAEVWCPMTPEFYREYLNTKTSKKLLLYVLNPNKFRACQYLIRYHERRGDKTIVFSDNVFALIHYAKALKKFYIHGPTSQAERLQVLQNFKYNPKVNTIFVSKVADTSFDLPEANVLIQISSHGGSRRQEAQRLGRILRAKKGAVAEEYNAFFYTLVSQDTLEMSYSRKRQRFLINQGYSYKVITKLAGIEEETDMMYSTREEQGQLLQEVLKATDTDADEEKLPGESGPSGSGIRRVVGSMSSMSGADDSVYLEYKKPTKHPLFKKFRG